A window of Streptomyces marispadix contains these coding sequences:
- a CDS encoding NifU family protein, producing the protein MGWNEREARRHVARTEELLSGLDALADTAAREQALDALHALAEMYGECLARVMNLLDESARSALADDELVGRLLLVHELHPETAEQRVRRALADVPGVTVVSAGEAEVRVRLAPQGCGSPPVEELARNVREAVACAAPEVDRVETEEARPEPSVIPVDALFRGTSPAASPQPAGYR; encoded by the coding sequence ATGGGATGGAACGAGCGTGAGGCACGTCGACACGTCGCCCGCACCGAGGAGTTGCTCTCCGGGCTGGACGCCCTCGCCGACACCGCCGCACGCGAGCAGGCACTCGACGCCCTGCACGCACTCGCGGAGATGTACGGGGAGTGCCTGGCCCGGGTGATGAACCTGCTGGACGAGTCGGCACGTTCGGCCCTCGCGGACGACGAACTGGTGGGACGGCTGCTGCTCGTGCACGAGTTGCACCCCGAGACGGCGGAGCAGCGCGTGCGCAGGGCGCTCGCCGACGTGCCGGGTGTGACGGTGGTGTCCGCCGGCGAGGCGGAGGTGAGGGTGCGCCTCGCCCCGCAGGGCTGCGGCTCCCCGCCCGTGGAGGAACTCGCGCGGAACGTACGGGAAGCGGTGGCCTGTGCGGCGCCCGAGGTGGACCGGGTGGAGACGGAGGAGGCGCGGCCGGAGCCTTCCGTGATTCCGGTGGACGCCCTGTTCCGGGGAACGTCCCCTGCGGCCTCGCCGCAGCCCGCCGGGTACCGGTGA
- a CDS encoding HypC/HybG/HupF family hydrogenase formation chaperone yields the protein MCLAVPGKVLEIKERDGTRMATVDFGGVAKEVCCEYLPDLRPGEYAIVHVGFALQRLDEESARQTLALFEELGLLEEEFGDPWESAAKEAAK from the coding sequence ATGTGCCTGGCGGTACCCGGCAAGGTGCTGGAGATCAAGGAGCGGGACGGCACCCGCATGGCCACCGTCGATTTCGGCGGCGTGGCCAAGGAGGTGTGCTGCGAGTACCTGCCGGACCTGAGGCCCGGGGAGTACGCGATCGTCCACGTCGGCTTCGCGTTGCAGCGGCTGGACGAGGAGTCGGCGCGGCAGACGCTCGCGCTGTTCGAGGAACTCGGTCTGCTGGAGGAGGAGTTCGGCGACCCCTGGGAGTCGGCGGCCAAGGAGGCGGCGAAGTGA
- the hypE gene encoding hydrogenase expression/formation protein HypE, which translates to MSETTGLAQPGTEPAAPDFSGWTCPAPLRDQPRVVMGHGGGGALSSELVQHIFAPAFGGELLAGMPDSAALTLGGTRLAFSTDSFVVRPLFFPGGSIGDLAVNGTVNDLAMSGAQAAYLSCGFILEEGVEVPLVSRVAEALGAAARTAGVEVATGDTKVVEAGRGDGVYLNTAGIGLIPEGVDIRPQRAVPGDVVIVSGAIGAHGVAVMSVRDGLEFGVEIESDCAALGGLVQAMLAVTPDVHVLRDPTRGGLAAALNEIAVAAAVGVVVNEKAVPVPPPVANACAVLGLDPMYVANEGKLVAFVPREHAEAVLDSMRAHPLGAEAAVVGECVEAHPGMVVARTGLGGTRVVDLPLGEQLPRIC; encoded by the coding sequence TTGTCTGAGACCACCGGCCTGGCACAGCCGGGCACCGAACCCGCAGCGCCCGACTTCTCCGGCTGGACATGCCCCGCCCCCCTGCGCGATCAGCCACGTGTGGTGATGGGACACGGCGGCGGGGGAGCGCTCTCCTCGGAACTCGTGCAGCACATCTTCGCGCCCGCCTTCGGCGGCGAACTGCTCGCCGGAATGCCGGACTCGGCGGCTCTCACGCTCGGCGGCACCCGGCTGGCCTTCTCCACCGACTCCTTCGTCGTACGGCCGTTGTTCTTCCCCGGCGGCAGCATCGGCGACCTCGCCGTCAACGGAACGGTCAACGACCTGGCCATGAGCGGGGCTCAAGCCGCGTACCTCTCCTGCGGATTCATCCTGGAGGAGGGCGTCGAGGTGCCGCTGGTCTCCCGGGTCGCCGAGGCGCTGGGCGCGGCGGCGCGTACGGCGGGAGTCGAGGTGGCCACCGGAGACACCAAGGTCGTCGAGGCCGGACGAGGCGACGGCGTCTACCTGAACACCGCGGGCATCGGGCTCATCCCGGAAGGCGTGGACATCCGGCCGCAGCGTGCCGTGCCGGGCGACGTCGTCATCGTCAGCGGTGCCATCGGCGCGCACGGGGTCGCCGTCATGAGCGTGCGGGACGGGCTGGAGTTCGGCGTGGAGATCGAGAGCGACTGCGCGGCGCTCGGGGGCCTCGTGCAGGCGATGCTCGCCGTCACGCCGGATGTGCATGTACTGCGCGACCCGACGAGGGGCGGGCTCGCCGCGGCGCTCAACGAGATCGCGGTGGCGGCGGCCGTCGGGGTCGTGGTGAACGAGAAGGCGGTGCCGGTGCCGCCGCCCGTGGCCAACGCCTGCGCGGTGCTCGGCCTCGATCCGATGTACGTGGCGAACGAGGGCAAGCTCGTCGCCTTCGTGCCGCGCGAACACGCCGAGGCGGTCCTGGATTCGATGAGGGCCCACCCGCTGGGAGCAGAGGCCGCGGTGGTCGGGGAGTGCGTCGAGGCACATCCCGGCATGGTGGTCGCCCGTACCGGACTCGGCGGCACACGTGTGGTGGACCTGCCGTTGGGGGAGCAACTGCCGCGCATCTGCTGA
- the hypB gene encoding hydrogenase nickel incorporation protein HypB: MCRVVDLHQAVLVKNDERAGALRTELAARGTTVVNLLSSPGSGKTALLEAELALAASRGVPVAALTADLATEHDAERLARAGVPVKQVLTDGLCHMEADMLRAQLDGWLPDGTRLLFVENVGNLVCPASYDLGESLRVVLASVTEGEDKPLKYPTAFGLAHLVVVTKDDIAEAAGFDEDAFRANVRQVNPGVEVAVTSARRGTGVGLVLERALAVAAGGAVHRPVMARNGSDGVGDSVAGGGTGVEPGGVDDAMAGGVPVRGRS; this comes from the coding sequence ATGTGCCGAGTCGTCGATCTGCATCAGGCGGTGCTCGTGAAGAACGACGAGCGCGCCGGGGCGCTGCGCACCGAACTGGCGGCGCGCGGAACCACGGTCGTCAATCTGCTCTCAAGCCCCGGAAGCGGGAAGACGGCGCTGCTCGAAGCGGAACTGGCGCTCGCCGCGTCGCGCGGAGTGCCGGTGGCGGCGCTGACGGCGGATCTGGCCACCGAGCACGACGCGGAACGGCTGGCACGTGCCGGTGTGCCCGTCAAGCAGGTGCTCACGGACGGGCTTTGCCATATGGAGGCCGACATGCTGCGGGCGCAGTTGGACGGCTGGCTGCCGGACGGGACGCGGCTGCTGTTCGTGGAGAACGTCGGCAACCTCGTCTGCCCCGCCTCCTACGACCTGGGGGAGTCGCTGCGTGTCGTACTGGCGTCGGTGACGGAGGGCGAGGACAAGCCGCTGAAGTACCCGACGGCGTTCGGGCTGGCGCACCTGGTGGTCGTCACGAAGGACGACATCGCCGAGGCCGCCGGGTTCGACGAGGACGCCTTCCGTGCCAACGTCCGCCAGGTCAACCCGGGGGTCGAGGTGGCGGTCACCTCGGCGCGGAGAGGGACGGGCGTGGGGCTCGTACTGGAGCGGGCGCTGGCCGTCGCCGCGGGCGGGGCGGTGCACCGGCCGGTCATGGCACGGAACGGGTCCGACGGCGTGGGCGATTCCGTGGCCGGCGGCGGTACGGGCGTCGAACCCGGCGGCGTGGACGACGCGATGGCGGGCGGCGTGCCGGTCCGCGGACGCTCGTGA
- the hypF gene encoding carbamoyltransferase HypF produces MERRKVTVRGVVQGVGFRPFVYALAGELGLTGHVANTGDGVVAEVEGVPDALAAFCGRVTADAPPLAVVQSVTHEPMEPAGGRGFSIAESRGSGGTARTLVAPDTATCADCLAEMSDPADRRYRHPFITCTHCGPRFTIVTGLPYDRAHTTMDRFAMCERCAREYADPGDRRFHAQPVSCHDCGPRLRLRMRGREAAGSADSGSRHGGPSANAEPVAAARQLLAEGAVVAVKGLGGYHLACDASNPDAVRLLRRRKQRGDKPFALMARDLDDVERLVHLDAVARGLLSGGRRPIVLLRRRLDVPAADAPGLAVAGEVAPRSADLGVMLPYTPLHHLLLGLPGDEGGPRLLVMTSGNLGGEPIVTRDDDAMERLAPLADAWLTHDRPIQVPCDDSVVRITDGEQLPVRRSRGYAPFPVNLPRPVVPALAVGGDLKNTFCVGEGHHAWLSAHIGDMDDLATLTAFDGAARQLADITGVSPSLLVTDRHPGYRSVGWAERNAGGRQLSRVQHHHAHVASVMAEHGLDGSAPVIGVAFDGTGYGDDASVWGGEFLLADYDGYRRLAHLSPVPLPGGDAAVRRPYRMALAHLHAAGMPWDADLPPVAACPDDELKALAVQLERGTSCVPTSSMGRLFDSAASLAGVCHHAGYEAQAAMELEAAASRYEHGEHDRHGGQSANGEPGGPCGHGGELGGHDWAFRIATTAGEALACDPAPVLEGIVADVRAGVPAGATALRFHRSVAALVLRVCRIARERHRLGTVALSGGVFANSLLSADCARRLREDGFTVLRHRLVPPNDGGLALGQLMIAARAGADGPPDAGPSTGRTRT; encoded by the coding sequence GTGGAGCGGCGCAAGGTGACCGTGCGCGGAGTGGTACAGGGCGTCGGATTCCGGCCGTTCGTCTACGCGCTGGCCGGGGAGCTGGGGCTCACCGGGCACGTCGCCAACACCGGGGACGGCGTCGTCGCCGAGGTCGAGGGCGTGCCCGATGCGCTCGCCGCGTTCTGCGGCCGCGTGACGGCGGACGCTCCGCCGCTGGCCGTGGTCCAGTCGGTGACCCACGAGCCCATGGAGCCGGCAGGAGGGCGCGGCTTCAGCATCGCGGAGTCGCGAGGCAGCGGCGGCACCGCCCGCACTCTCGTCGCTCCCGACACCGCGACCTGTGCCGACTGCCTCGCCGAGATGAGCGATCCGGCCGACCGGCGCTACCGGCACCCCTTCATCACATGTACGCACTGCGGGCCGCGCTTCACGATCGTCACGGGGCTGCCCTACGACCGTGCCCACACCACCATGGACCGCTTTGCGATGTGCGAGCGCTGTGCACGCGAGTACGCGGACCCCGGTGACCGGCGTTTCCATGCGCAGCCCGTCTCGTGCCATGACTGCGGGCCGCGGCTGCGGCTGCGCATGCGTGGGCGGGAGGCAGCCGGGAGCGCGGACTCGGGCTCGCGCCACGGCGGGCCCTCCGCGAACGCCGAACCGGTCGCCGCCGCACGGCAGTTGCTCGCCGAGGGCGCGGTCGTCGCCGTCAAGGGACTCGGCGGCTACCACCTGGCCTGCGACGCCTCGAACCCCGATGCCGTACGGCTGCTGCGGCGGCGCAAGCAGCGCGGTGACAAGCCGTTCGCACTGATGGCGCGCGATCTGGACGACGTGGAGCGGCTGGTGCACCTCGACGCCGTCGCACGAGGTCTGCTCAGTGGAGGCCGCCGCCCGATCGTGCTGCTGCGCCGTCGCCTGGACGTACCCGCGGCAGATGCGCCCGGTCTCGCCGTCGCCGGCGAAGTGGCGCCGCGCAGTGCCGACTTGGGGGTGATGCTGCCGTACACGCCGCTGCACCATCTGCTGCTCGGTCTTCCCGGCGACGAAGGGGGACCGCGGCTGCTGGTGATGACCAGCGGCAACCTCGGCGGTGAGCCGATCGTCACCCGCGACGACGACGCCATGGAGCGGCTCGCTCCCCTCGCCGACGCCTGGCTGACGCACGACCGGCCGATTCAAGTGCCCTGTGACGACTCGGTCGTCCGGATCACCGACGGGGAGCAACTGCCCGTGCGGCGCTCACGCGGCTATGCGCCGTTCCCCGTCAATCTGCCCCGGCCAGTGGTGCCGGCGCTCGCGGTGGGCGGAGATCTGAAGAACACCTTCTGCGTCGGCGAGGGCCACCACGCATGGCTCTCCGCGCACATCGGCGACATGGACGACCTGGCGACGCTGACGGCGTTCGACGGTGCGGCACGCCAACTGGCGGACATCACGGGGGTGTCGCCGTCGCTGCTGGTCACCGACAGGCACCCCGGATACCGCTCCGTGGGCTGGGCCGAACGCAACGCGGGCGGACGGCAGTTGAGCCGGGTGCAGCACCATCACGCCCATGTCGCCTCGGTGATGGCGGAGCACGGTCTGGACGGCAGTGCGCCCGTCATCGGCGTCGCCTTCGACGGTACGGGCTACGGGGACGACGCGAGCGTATGGGGCGGTGAGTTCCTGCTCGCCGACTACGACGGCTACCGGCGGCTGGCGCATCTCAGCCCGGTGCCGCTGCCCGGCGGCGACGCGGCGGTGCGCCGCCCGTACCGGATGGCGCTCGCCCATCTCCATGCGGCAGGCATGCCGTGGGACGCGGATCTGCCTCCGGTGGCCGCCTGCCCGGACGACGAACTGAAGGCGCTGGCCGTGCAGTTGGAGCGCGGCACCAGTTGTGTGCCGACCTCCAGCATGGGGCGCCTCTTCGACTCGGCCGCCTCGCTCGCGGGCGTGTGCCACCACGCCGGTTACGAGGCGCAGGCGGCCATGGAGCTGGAGGCGGCGGCGTCCCGCTACGAGCACGGCGAGCACGACAGGCACGGGGGGCAGAGCGCGAACGGCGAGCCCGGCGGACCTTGCGGCCACGGTGGCGAACTGGGCGGCCACGACTGGGCGTTCAGGATCGCGACGACCGCGGGGGAAGCCCTCGCCTGCGATCCGGCGCCGGTGCTGGAGGGCATCGTCGCGGACGTACGGGCGGGTGTCCCGGCCGGGGCGACCGCCTTGCGCTTCCACCGGTCCGTGGCGGCGCTCGTACTGCGTGTGTGCCGTATCGCAAGGGAGCGCCACCGCCTCGGCACGGTCGCGCTCAGCGGCGGCGTCTTCGCCAACTCCCTGCTGTCGGCGGACTGTGCGAGGCGCCTGCGCGAGGACGGCTTCACGGTGCTGCGTCACCGCCTCGTACCGCCCAACGACGGAGGGCTCGCGCTGGGCCAGTTGATGATCGCGGCGCGCGCCGGGGCGGACGGGCCCCCGGACGCCGGACCGTCCACGGGCCGTACGCGGACATGA
- a CDS encoding polysaccharide deacetylase family protein gives MERAARAAHAAHLARAARAARAVREGLLGAGTAAFTAAAWHMAPAASWLPGVRRVVSPGLDGRGDPGHVALTFDDGPDPLSTPYFLEELDRLEARATFFVLGNRLERYPHLGRRIVAEGHELAVHGWRHERFWRPRPRGDVRDLARAAGTVQRIAGTRPLWYRPPYGVLTATRLAAARRLGLRPVLWTAWGRDWTAKADAESVLLELARRMGGGATVLLHDSDHACAPGAWHSGLEALPHLVMRCRAEGWTVGPLAEHGLRSA, from the coding sequence ATGGAGCGAGCCGCCCGCGCCGCCCACGCCGCTCATCTCGCCCGTGCCGCTCGTGCCGCCCGTGCGGTGCGGGAGGGCCTGCTGGGCGCGGGGACCGCCGCGTTCACGGCCGCCGCCTGGCACATGGCTCCGGCGGCGAGCTGGCTGCCCGGCGTACGCAGGGTCGTCAGCCCGGGGCTGGACGGCCGCGGCGACCCCGGTCATGTGGCGCTCACCTTCGACGACGGGCCGGACCCGCTCAGCACCCCGTACTTCCTGGAGGAGCTGGACCGGCTGGAGGCCCGCGCCACCTTCTTCGTCCTGGGGAACCGGCTGGAGCGCTACCCGCACCTGGGGCGGCGCATCGTCGCCGAGGGCCATGAACTGGCCGTACACGGCTGGCGGCACGAGAGGTTCTGGCGCCCGAGGCCGCGCGGCGACGTGCGCGATCTGGCACGTGCGGCGGGGACGGTGCAGCGGATCGCCGGTACGAGGCCGCTCTGGTACCGGCCGCCCTACGGCGTGCTCACCGCGACCCGCCTCGCGGCGGCACGGCGGCTGGGCCTGCGCCCGGTGCTGTGGACGGCGTGGGGCCGCGACTGGACGGCGAAGGCCGACGCGGAGAGCGTCCTGCTGGAGCTGGCGAGGCGGATGGGCGGCGGCGCGACCGTGCTGCTGCACGACTCCGACCACGCCTGCGCTCCCGGCGCCTGGCACTCGGGCCTTGAGGCGCTCCCGCACCTGGTGATGCGCTGCCGTGCCGAAGGCTGGACTGTGGGGCCGCTCGCCGAGCACGGGCTGCGGTCGGCGTGA
- a CDS encoding hydrogenase maturation nickel metallochaperone HypA/HybF: MHEMSIAVAMVEQATEAPAAKGHEKVTAVRLRLGELAGVVADSLRFCFSLACAGTPLDGASLLIDFVPGRARCEPCGAEWATGMPPQLCCPQCEGGRTELVAGRELQITGLRHADGEPPARTAHPASVQAEES, from the coding sequence ATGCACGAGATGTCCATCGCGGTCGCGATGGTGGAGCAGGCGACGGAGGCCCCCGCTGCGAAGGGGCACGAAAAGGTGACCGCCGTACGGCTCCGGCTCGGCGAACTCGCCGGTGTGGTGGCCGACTCGCTGCGCTTCTGCTTCTCACTCGCCTGTGCCGGCACCCCGCTCGACGGCGCCTCGCTCCTCATCGACTTCGTGCCGGGCCGCGCCCGCTGCGAACCGTGCGGAGCGGAATGGGCCACGGGAATGCCGCCCCAGTTGTGCTGCCCACAGTGCGAAGGCGGCAGGACAGAACTCGTCGCCGGACGCGAGTTGCAGATCACCGGGCTCCGCCACGCGGACGGCGAACCGCCCGCCCGCACCGCACACCCCGCATCCGTACAGGCCGAGGAGAGCTGA
- the hypD gene encoding hydrogenase formation protein HypD, with protein MKYIDEFQDPELARRLVEDIHATVTRPWALMEVCGGQTHSIIRHGIDQLLPGEVELIHGPGCPVCVTPLEVIDKALEIASRPEVIFCSYGDMLRVPGSGRDLFQVRGEGGDVRVVYSPLDALRLAQDNPGREVVFFGIGFETTAPPNAMTVHQARKLGIRNFSMLVSHVRVPPAIEAIMRSESCRVQGFLAAGHVCSVMGTGEYPALAERFGVPIVVTGFEPLDVLEGVRRAVRQLERDEHTVDNAYARVVPPEGNPAAKAMLADIFEVTDRSWRGIGVIPGSGWRLAARYREFDAEHRFQVSGIDTREPAECRSGEVLQGLLKPHECEAFGTVCTPRTPLGATMVSSEGACAAYYLYRRLGGGAGGTNAASAGANSPASGPGSKRERDSAHTAVSGPRRVPEPVSAPESAPESGPGQGAEPDPAAEPEHAEHAEAAERAESASVSLEGSPVV; from the coding sequence GTGAAGTACATCGACGAGTTCCAGGACCCGGAGCTGGCGCGGCGGCTGGTGGAGGACATCCACGCCACCGTCACCCGCCCCTGGGCGCTGATGGAGGTCTGCGGCGGTCAGACGCACTCGATCATCCGGCACGGCATCGACCAACTTCTGCCCGGCGAGGTGGAGTTGATCCACGGGCCCGGATGCCCGGTATGTGTCACACCGCTGGAGGTCATCGACAAGGCTCTGGAGATCGCCTCCCGCCCGGAGGTGATCTTCTGCAGCTACGGCGACATGCTGCGGGTGCCCGGCAGCGGGCGAGACCTGTTCCAGGTGCGCGGCGAGGGCGGCGATGTGCGCGTCGTCTACTCGCCGTTGGACGCGCTGCGCCTCGCGCAGGACAACCCCGGACGTGAAGTGGTGTTCTTCGGCATCGGGTTCGAGACGACCGCACCGCCCAACGCCATGACGGTGCATCAGGCGCGCAAGCTGGGCATCCGCAACTTCAGCATGCTCGTCTCGCACGTACGCGTGCCCCCGGCCATCGAGGCGATCATGCGCTCCGAGTCCTGCCGGGTGCAGGGATTTCTCGCCGCGGGGCATGTGTGCAGCGTGATGGGCACGGGCGAATATCCGGCGCTGGCCGAGCGGTTCGGGGTGCCGATCGTGGTGACGGGCTTCGAGCCGCTGGACGTGCTGGAGGGCGTACGGCGCGCGGTGCGGCAGCTCGAACGCGATGAGCACACCGTGGACAACGCCTACGCACGTGTGGTGCCGCCTGAGGGGAACCCGGCGGCGAAGGCGATGCTCGCCGACATCTTCGAGGTCACCGACCGCTCCTGGCGCGGCATCGGCGTGATCCCCGGCAGCGGATGGCGACTCGCCGCCCGCTACCGGGAGTTCGACGCCGAGCACCGCTTCCAGGTGAGCGGCATCGACACCCGTGAGCCTGCGGAGTGCCGTAGCGGCGAGGTGCTTCAGGGGCTGCTGAAGCCGCATGAGTGCGAGGCGTTCGGCACCGTGTGCACTCCTCGTACGCCGCTGGGCGCCACGATGGTCTCCAGCGAGGGGGCCTGCGCGGCGTACTACCTGTACCGGCGGCTGGGCGGTGGCGCGGGTGGTACGAACGCCGCGTCCGCGGGGGCGAACTCGCCTGCGTCCGGGCCCGGTTCGAAGCGTGAACGGGATTCGGCGCACACAGCCGTCTCCGGTCCCAGGCGCGTGCCGGAGCCCGTGTCCGCACCCGAATCCGCACCCGAATCCGGACCCGGGCAGGGAGCCGAGCCCGATCCCGCGGCTGAACCCGAGCATGCCGAGCATGCCGAGGCCGCCGAGCGTGCCGAGTCCGCGTCCGTATCGCTGGAGGGGAGCCCCGTTGTCTGA
- a CDS encoding nickel-dependent hydrogenase large subunit: protein MTDVAFDPITRIVGNLGIYTKIDFPGRQVAECRSTSSIFRGYSVFMKGKDPRDSHFITSRICGICGDNHATCSVYAQNMAYGVKPPPLADWIINLGEAAEFMFDHTIFQDNMVFVDYCERMVRETNPGVWERAERTPAPRAGAHGHRTIGDIMRSFNPFEGETYKQALVMSRLTREMCCLMEGRHVHPSTLYPGGVGTVATPQLFTDYLVRLMRCLDFVKRAVAMNDDVFDFFYEALPGYEEVGRRRTLLACWGCFQDPEVVDYDYRTMNTWGNSMFVTPGIVVDNELVTTDLVDINLGMRILLGSSYYEDWAAEETYVDRDPLGNPVDRRHPWNQTTLPQPQKRDLEGGNYSWVMSPRWYDRRTGDHLALDTGGGPIARLWATALAGKVRTPHVRSTGRSVQIDLPKTPSTPETRLEWKPPAFPNTLERNRARMYFVAYAAGMALYFVDRALAEVRAGRTKVFEDFKVPEEAIGVGFHEAVRGVLSHHLVIRDRKIANYHPYPPTPWNASPRDHFGTPGPYEDAVQGMPLFEENGRENFKGIDIMRTVRSFDPCLPCGVHMYLGGGRTVRESHSPTFGALA, encoded by the coding sequence CTGACCGACGTGGCCTTCGATCCCATCACCCGGATCGTCGGCAACCTCGGCATCTACACGAAGATCGACTTCCCGGGCCGGCAGGTGGCGGAGTGCCGCAGCACCTCGTCGATCTTCCGCGGATACAGCGTCTTCATGAAGGGCAAGGACCCGCGCGACTCGCACTTCATCACCAGCCGCATCTGCGGCATCTGCGGCGACAACCACGCCACTTGCTCGGTCTACGCCCAGAACATGGCCTACGGCGTGAAGCCGCCGCCGCTCGCCGACTGGATCATCAACCTCGGCGAAGCGGCCGAGTTCATGTTCGACCACACGATCTTCCAGGACAACATGGTCTTCGTCGACTACTGCGAGCGCATGGTCAGGGAGACCAACCCGGGCGTCTGGGAGCGTGCCGAGCGCACCCCCGCGCCCCGCGCCGGGGCCCACGGCCACCGCACGATCGGCGACATCATGCGCTCGTTCAACCCGTTCGAGGGCGAGACGTACAAGCAGGCGCTGGTGATGAGCCGGCTGACCCGTGAGATGTGCTGCCTGATGGAGGGCCGCCACGTACATCCGTCGACGCTCTACCCGGGCGGCGTCGGCACGGTGGCCACACCGCAGCTCTTCACCGACTACCTGGTGCGGCTGATGCGCTGCCTGGACTTCGTCAAGCGCGCGGTCGCGATGAACGACGACGTCTTCGACTTCTTCTACGAGGCACTGCCCGGCTACGAGGAGGTCGGCCGCAGGCGCACGCTGCTCGCCTGCTGGGGCTGCTTCCAGGACCCCGAGGTCGTCGACTACGACTACCGCACGATGAACACCTGGGGTAACTCGATGTTCGTCACCCCGGGCATCGTCGTCGACAACGAGCTGGTCACCACCGACCTCGTCGACATCAACCTCGGCATGCGCATCCTGCTGGGCAGCAGCTACTACGAGGACTGGGCCGCCGAGGAGACCTACGTGGACCGTGACCCGCTCGGCAACCCCGTCGACCGGCGCCATCCCTGGAACCAGACGACGCTGCCGCAGCCCCAGAAGCGCGACCTGGAGGGCGGCAACTACAGCTGGGTGATGAGCCCCCGCTGGTACGACAGACGCACGGGCGACCACCTCGCCCTCGACACCGGCGGCGGCCCCATCGCACGCCTGTGGGCGACGGCCCTGGCGGGCAAGGTCAGGACCCCGCACGTGCGTTCCACCGGGCGCAGCGTCCAGATCGACCTGCCGAAGACGCCCTCGACGCCCGAGACCCGGCTGGAGTGGAAGCCGCCGGCCTTCCCCAACACCCTGGAGCGCAACCGGGCGCGGATGTACTTCGTGGCGTACGCCGCGGGCATGGCGCTGTATTTCGTAGACCGCGCGCTGGCGGAGGTACGCGCCGGACGCACCAAGGTCTTCGAGGACTTCAAGGTGCCGGAGGAGGCCATCGGCGTCGGCTTCCACGAGGCGGTACGCGGAGTCCTCTCCCACCACCTCGTCATCCGCGACCGCAAGATCGCCAACTACCACCCGTATCCGCCGACTCCGTGGAACGCCAGCCCCCGCGACCACTTCGGCACGCCCGGCCCGTACGAGGACGCCGTGCAGGGGATGCCCCTGTTCGAGGAGAACGGCCGGGAGAACTTCAAGGGCATCGACATCATGCGTACCGTCCGCAGCTTCGACCCTTGCCTGCCGTGCGGCGTGCACATGTATCTCGGCGGTGGGCGGACCGTGCGGGAGAGCCACTCGCCGACCTTCGGCGCACTCGCGTGA
- a CDS encoding hydrogenase expression protein HypE, translating to MSDEAATATTATAVAGTGTEGEALDEIHILWTSEGMSCDGDTVSVTAASLPSLEDVVLGAIPGLPKVHLHNKVLAYETGEDFMTAFRKGAAGELGPFILVVEGSVPNENINGDGYWTSMGNDPHTGEPITFNTWIDRLAPQAWAVVAIGTCATYGGIHAMAGNPTGCMGLVDYLGSEYRSRAGLPVVNVPGCPVQPDNFMETLLWVLHQAAGLAPTIPLDEQLRPTWLFGKTVHEGCDRGSYYEQGDFAKDYNSPKCLVKVGCWGPVVNCNVTKRGWMDGIGGCPNVGGVCIGCTMPGFPDKFMPFMDEPPGGSLSSALVSLYGPFIRSMRSITNRSADREPKWRHNEPALTSGYQPRWTGRE from the coding sequence ATGAGCGACGAGGCGGCAACGGCGACCACGGCCACGGCGGTAGCGGGGACGGGGACGGAGGGGGAAGCGCTCGACGAGATCCACATTCTCTGGACCTCGGAGGGCATGAGCTGCGACGGCGACACCGTGTCGGTGACGGCGGCCTCGCTGCCCAGCCTCGAGGACGTCGTGCTCGGCGCGATCCCCGGTCTGCCCAAGGTCCATCTGCACAACAAGGTCCTGGCGTACGAGACCGGCGAGGACTTCATGACGGCGTTCCGCAAGGGCGCCGCGGGCGAACTCGGCCCGTTCATCCTCGTCGTCGAGGGGTCCGTACCGAACGAGAACATCAACGGCGACGGCTACTGGACGTCGATGGGCAACGACCCGCACACCGGCGAGCCGATCACCTTCAACACCTGGATCGACCGCCTCGCCCCGCAGGCATGGGCCGTCGTCGCCATCGGCACCTGTGCGACGTACGGCGGGATCCACGCGATGGCTGGCAATCCCACGGGCTGCATGGGGCTGGTGGACTACCTCGGCTCCGAGTACCGCTCCCGTGCGGGCCTGCCGGTCGTCAACGTCCCCGGCTGCCCGGTCCAGCCGGACAACTTCATGGAGACGCTGCTGTGGGTGCTGCACCAGGCGGCGGGGCTCGCACCGACCATCCCGCTGGACGAACAGCTGCGGCCCACCTGGCTGTTCGGCAAGACCGTCCACGAGGGCTGCGACCGAGGCTCCTACTACGAGCAGGGCGACTTCGCCAAGGACTACAACTCCCCCAAGTGCCTGGTGAAGGTGGGCTGTTGGGGCCCGGTCGTCAACTGCAACGTCACCAAGCGCGGGTGGATGGACGGCATCGGCGGCTGCCCCAACGTGGGCGGCGTCTGCATCGGCTGCACCATGCCGGGCTTCCCCGACAAGTTCATGCCGTTCATGGACGAGCCTCCCGGGGGCTCGCTCTCGTCTGCGCTGGTGAGCCTCTACGGGCCGTTCATCCGCAGCATGCGGTCGATCACCAACCGGTCCGCGGACCGGGAACCGAAGTGGCGGCACAACGAGCCCGCCCTCACCTCCGGCTACCAGCCCCGCTGGACCGGCCGCGAGTAG